The following are encoded in a window of Gramella sp. MT6 genomic DNA:
- a CDS encoding OmpH family outer membrane protein yields the protein MKNRVFTIFAIAALSLSTVTAQKTIRLGYIDMEYILENVPEYQEASKQLDNRVQEWKVEAEAKMSKVEDMKTRLDNERALLTKELIEERESEIAYMEQQAMEYQQNRFGPNGDYMIQKKQLVRPIQDQVFTAVQQIAETRNLDFVFDRTADIGMIYADKQYDVSESVLRTIKRTANREQLESKEEIEELEKAEDRTVEQDAEITKREELVEQRKSEREAFIEAKKKERDSLKAVRQKEFEERRAKILADRERKKDSILKAREKKNDTIN from the coding sequence ATGAAAAATAGAGTATTTACCATTTTCGCAATTGCAGCCTTAAGCCTTTCTACGGTAACGGCTCAAAAAACCATTAGACTTGGTTATATCGATATGGAATATATTCTTGAGAATGTCCCGGAATATCAGGAAGCATCAAAACAATTAGATAACAGGGTTCAGGAATGGAAAGTTGAAGCTGAAGCGAAAATGAGCAAAGTGGAAGACATGAAAACCAGGCTGGACAATGAAAGAGCTTTGCTTACTAAAGAGCTAATAGAAGAAAGAGAGAGCGAAATTGCTTACATGGAACAACAGGCCATGGAATATCAGCAAAACAGGTTTGGCCCGAATGGTGATTATATGATCCAGAAGAAACAGTTGGTGAGACCAATCCAGGATCAGGTATTTACCGCCGTGCAGCAGATCGCCGAAACCAGAAATCTGGATTTCGTTTTTGACAGGACTGCAGATATTGGAATGATATATGCAGATAAGCAATACGATGTTAGTGAAAGTGTTCTTAGAACTATAAAAAGAACCGCTAATCGCGAGCAGCTCGAAAGTAAAGAAGAGATCGAAGAACTGGAAAAGGCTGAAGACCGTACTGTGGAACAGGACGCCGAGATCACCAAAAGAGAAGAACTGGTGGAGCAGCGTAAATCTGAACGGGAAGCCTTTATAGAAGCCAAGAAAAAAGAAAGGGACTCGCTTAAAGCAGTGAGACAAAAAGAATTTGAGGAAAGGAGAGCTAAAATTCTCGCTGACAGAGAAAGAAAGAAAGACTCCATCCTTAAAGCAAGAGAGAAAAAGAACGATACAATAAATTAA
- a CDS encoding OmpH family outer membrane protein, which produces MKQFRTLFIALAFMIGATAFTNAQSKVAHIATQELVQDLPEYKSAMDQLQKLEKTYDAEIKDMLSEAQSTMQRYEAEANTKSEEENQKRATELQAAQRRIQEHSAKARQDLQKKETDLLKPILEKVRTAIQKVARAKGYDYVLDSTTGTGVLLADGYNLMPDVKKELGM; this is translated from the coding sequence ATGAAACAATTCAGAACACTTTTTATAGCTTTAGCTTTTATGATTGGCGCTACTGCTTTTACAAATGCACAGTCTAAAGTTGCCCATATTGCTACTCAGGAACTGGTACAGGACCTTCCAGAGTATAAAAGCGCGATGGATCAGCTTCAAAAACTTGAGAAGACTTATGATGCAGAGATAAAAGATATGTTATCTGAGGCTCAAAGCACAATGCAACGTTACGAGGCAGAAGCTAATACAAAGTCTGAAGAAGAGAACCAGAAGCGTGCTACCGAATTGCAAGCTGCACAAAGAAGAATTCAGGAACACAGTGCTAAAGCAAGACAGGATCTTCAAAAGAAAGAAACTGATCTTCTTAAGCCAATCCTTGAAAAAGTTCGTACTGCTATCCAGAAAGTAGCAAGAGCGAAAGGATATGACTATGTTCTTGATTCAACAACCGGAACAGGAGTTCTTTTAGCTGATGGGTACAACCTTATGCCAGACGTAAAGAAAGAATTAGGAATGTAA
- the murI gene encoding glutamate racemase, whose amino-acid sequence MNDPRPIGIFDSGVGGTSIWKEIHQLLPNEKTIYLSDSKNAPYGIKTQEEIIRLSIKNTEKLLEMNSKIIVVACNTATTNAIKVLRSTYKVPFIGIEPAIKPAALKSNNKAIGILATRGTLTSELFTQTSEIYARDINVIEVEGNGLVELIESGKRGSEEAEDLLKKLLKPMLEAEIDYLVLGCSHYPYLIPLLKKILPKNVEIIDSGEAVAKQTKAILQQNGLLNTGEGKTEKPEFFSNIDPEVLSNIIEAKNHGYKVTRLDF is encoded by the coding sequence ATGAACGATCCCAGACCAATTGGCATTTTTGATTCAGGTGTAGGCGGCACCTCTATCTGGAAGGAGATTCACCAGTTATTGCCTAACGAAAAAACAATTTATCTATCAGATAGTAAAAATGCCCCTTACGGCATAAAAACCCAGGAAGAGATCATCAGGCTCTCTATAAAAAATACTGAGAAGCTCTTAGAGATGAATTCCAAGATCATTGTTGTGGCCTGCAACACTGCCACTACGAATGCCATAAAAGTTCTGCGATCGACCTATAAAGTGCCTTTTATAGGCATTGAACCCGCTATTAAACCCGCAGCTCTAAAAAGCAATAATAAAGCGATTGGCATCCTTGCCACTCGTGGTACTCTCACCAGTGAATTATTCACACAAACTTCAGAGATATATGCGAGAGATATCAATGTGATTGAAGTGGAAGGAAACGGACTTGTAGAATTGATAGAAAGTGGAAAGAGAGGTTCTGAAGAAGCCGAAGATCTACTTAAGAAGCTTTTAAAGCCAATGCTCGAAGCAGAAATAGATTACCTTGTACTTGGCTGCAGCCACTATCCTTATTTGATTCCGCTGCTAAAAAAAATATTGCCTAAGAATGTGGAGATCATAGATTCTGGCGAAGCGGTGGCAAAACAAACCAAAGCTATACTGCAACAAAATGGGTTATTAAATACTGGGGAGGGTAAGACCGAAAAACCGGAATTTTTCAGCAATATAGATCCTGAAGTATTATCGAATATTATCGAGGCAAAGAATCACGGCTACAAGGTAACCCGGTTGGACTTTTAA
- a CDS encoding type IX secretion system membrane protein PorP/SprF, giving the protein MFLVSILFFNNSSLKAQEVIPTYSDYLTDNLYLLHPSMAGASNYDQIRLTGRLQWFDVEDAPNLQTVSYNSRVGQKIGLGGILFRDENGNFSKMGAYATFAYHLMFSRSTADLNQLSFGLSIGAIQHRLDTSGFSEFDPLLGDSNTDIFGNMDFGISYYVSDLYFHFAAKNILLVNRELFYSDAVPSNMRKYLFSAGYVFSLNQNDPWSFEPSVLFQAREATSEMAIDANMKAYYELEDGNSIWGGLSYRNSFESSEITSDGQEVNRQQLRYITPFIGVNYKKFVIGYTYSYQLNSLVLSNGGFHQITLGYNFGESRERYDCKCPAINN; this is encoded by the coding sequence ATGTTTTTAGTGTCGATATTATTTTTCAATAATTCTTCATTAAAGGCACAGGAGGTCATTCCTACTTATTCAGATTACCTTACCGATAACCTTTACCTGCTTCACCCTTCAATGGCAGGAGCTTCCAATTATGACCAGATAAGGCTCACCGGAAGACTCCAGTGGTTCGACGTGGAGGATGCGCCTAACTTACAAACCGTTTCTTACAATTCTAGGGTAGGGCAGAAGATTGGGTTAGGAGGAATCCTTTTCAGGGACGAGAACGGGAACTTTTCCAAGATGGGGGCATATGCGACTTTTGCGTATCACCTTATGTTTTCCAGAAGCACTGCAGATTTAAATCAGTTATCATTTGGATTAAGCATTGGTGCCATACAGCATAGACTTGATACCAGTGGATTTTCAGAATTCGATCCTTTATTAGGGGATAGCAATACTGATATTTTTGGGAATATGGATTTTGGGATCTCTTACTATGTTAGTGATCTTTATTTCCATTTTGCGGCTAAGAACATTCTCCTGGTTAACCGTGAGTTATTTTATTCAGATGCGGTGCCCAGTAATATGAGGAAATACCTGTTTTCTGCCGGCTATGTTTTTTCACTCAACCAAAATGATCCATGGAGTTTTGAACCTTCAGTTTTATTCCAGGCCAGGGAAGCTACCAGTGAAATGGCTATAGATGCGAATATGAAGGCGTACTATGAGCTTGAAGATGGTAATAGTATTTGGGGAGGTCTATCCTACAGGAATAGTTTTGAGAGTTCAGAAATTACATCAGACGGGCAGGAAGTTAATCGCCAGCAACTACGCTATATCACTCCATTTATTGGTGTTAATTATAAGAAATTCGTGATTGGGTATACCTACAGTTATCAACTTAATTCATTGGTTCTTAGTAATGGTGGGTTTCATCAAATAACCCTGGGATATAATTTTGGCGAGAGCAGGGAGCGATATGATTGTAAATGTCCTGCGATTAATAATTAA
- a CDS encoding NifU family protein, which translates to MKDFTINIVPTTTASIVKFEADKFLTRHENYEFKNIDEAAKSPLAQQLFYLPFVKTVYIAQNFIAIEKYDIVDWADVQEEVAEQIKTYLNKGGEVIKETKTQTGKVPVTVYAESTPNPAVMKFVANKKLVLHAAEFKNIDDAKDAPLVQKLFHFPFVKEVFIDENYVSIQKYDVASWEEITMELREFIRNYLEEGNEVLTKESVETSKSANAEIAETKKADFEKMDDTSQQIVAILDEYIKPAVASDGGNILFESYNEESKTVKVILQGACSGCPSSTMTLKSGIETMLRDMLRGKVEYVEAING; encoded by the coding sequence ATGAAAGATTTCACTATAAATATAGTTCCAACCACCACGGCTTCAATTGTAAAATTTGAAGCTGATAAATTCCTTACCCGTCACGAAAACTATGAATTCAAAAACATAGATGAAGCGGCGAAATCTCCTCTTGCACAACAATTATTCTATCTACCTTTTGTTAAAACGGTTTATATCGCTCAGAATTTTATCGCGATAGAAAAATATGACATTGTAGATTGGGCAGATGTTCAGGAAGAAGTTGCTGAACAGATCAAAACCTATCTTAATAAAGGCGGAGAAGTTATTAAGGAAACAAAGACACAAACTGGGAAAGTACCGGTTACTGTGTATGCCGAAAGTACCCCGAACCCCGCGGTGATGAAATTCGTAGCCAACAAGAAACTGGTTCTGCACGCTGCTGAATTCAAGAATATTGATGACGCTAAAGATGCTCCGCTGGTTCAGAAACTTTTCCATTTTCCGTTCGTAAAAGAGGTTTTTATCGATGAGAATTACGTTTCTATACAAAAGTACGACGTGGCCAGCTGGGAAGAGATCACTATGGAACTTCGGGAATTCATCAGAAATTACCTGGAAGAAGGAAATGAAGTGCTTACTAAAGAAAGTGTTGAAACTTCCAAGTCTGCCAATGCAGAAATAGCTGAAACCAAGAAGGCAGATTTCGAAAAAATGGATGACACCTCACAACAGATCGTGGCTATCCTTGATGAATATATTAAACCGGCAGTAGCTAGTGACGGAGGAAATATTCTTTTTGAAAGCTACAATGAAGAAAGTAAAACAGTAAAGGTAATTCTACAGGGAGCTTGCAGCGGCTGCCCGTCTTCCACCATGACCTTAAAAAGTGGAATTGAAACCATGCTTAGAGATATGCTAAGAGGAAAAGTAGAATATGTGGAGGCTATTAACGGCTAG
- a CDS encoding inorganic phosphate transporter, which yields MEDIYIVMLVALFALAITDLVVGVSNDAINFLNSAIGSKAVSMRTIMIVASIGVAVGAIFSSGLMEVARKGIFMPGQFYFEEIMIIFMAVMITDVLLLDFFNSLGLPTSTTVSIVFELLGAAVCMAAIKIYTQGDGDLAALTQYINTAKATEIIVGILMAVVIAFLIGAIVQYVSRLVFSFQFERKMKYVGAIFGGLSLTAILYFILIKGMKSVPYISQETMDYVNTHTVLIVLIGLVLFTGISQFLMSVLKINILRTIIIIGTFALALAFAGNDLVNFIGVPIAAWQSFDLWQTANAATGVLPSEFSMTGLSGSVPTPEILLIAAGAVMVITLWFSSKARSVVDTGINLSRQGDAVERFEPNWLSRGIVRYSVLFGNAISTVLPERMRTRIENKFDKPSAHSRSKRFDAPAFDMVRASVNLVVASVLISIGTNMKLPLSTTYVTFMVAMGTSLADRAWDRESAVYRVAGVLNVIGGWFVTAIVAFTAAAIFGAIIYFGGAIALAVLIIVALVLVVRSGIIHSRKAKEEQTRKRFKKSDIITINEITSETSENISNVIGGINKMYSKTVDQLGYYDLSKLKKNYKRIEKLETEVDELKDNIFYFIKSLDEDSVEASKFYILTLDHLQDMVQSIGFITRNSYNHVHNNHKNLKFNQIRDLKKVDDKMQILFDEITETFDNHEFGNIDNLLSEKQDLMEYVSDLIQKQIQRIRTSESSPKNTKLYFGILLETKDLIGSTMSLLQLFQEFYNEARTTTY from the coding sequence ATGGAAGATATTTACATAGTGATGCTAGTGGCCCTTTTTGCCCTTGCGATTACAGATTTGGTGGTTGGAGTAAGCAATGACGCTATCAATTTTCTAAATTCTGCTATAGGTTCAAAAGCAGTTTCTATGCGAACCATCATGATAGTCGCAAGTATAGGAGTAGCTGTTGGTGCGATATTCTCCAGTGGATTGATGGAAGTGGCTCGTAAAGGTATTTTTATGCCGGGTCAATTTTATTTTGAAGAGATCATGATCATTTTTATGGCGGTCATGATCACTGATGTATTACTACTAGACTTTTTTAATTCCCTTGGGCTTCCTACTTCTACCACCGTTTCTATAGTATTCGAATTGCTAGGTGCCGCAGTTTGTATGGCAGCTATCAAAATATATACACAGGGAGACGGCGATCTGGCTGCATTAACGCAATATATAAATACCGCCAAAGCAACCGAGATCATCGTAGGTATTCTGATGGCGGTAGTGATCGCTTTCCTTATAGGAGCGATCGTTCAGTATGTTTCCCGTTTAGTGTTTTCCTTTCAGTTTGAGAGAAAGATGAAATATGTAGGAGCTATTTTTGGAGGTCTCTCCCTAACGGCTATCCTTTATTTTATCCTTATTAAAGGGATGAAGAGTGTTCCTTATATTTCTCAGGAAACCATGGACTATGTAAATACACATACGGTCTTAATTGTCCTTATTGGGTTAGTTCTATTTACAGGAATCTCGCAGTTTCTAATGAGTGTTTTAAAGATCAATATTCTAAGAACTATCATTATCATAGGAACCTTTGCATTAGCCCTGGCTTTCGCGGGAAATGACCTGGTGAATTTTATTGGAGTTCCTATTGCTGCCTGGCAGTCCTTTGATCTTTGGCAAACGGCAAATGCAGCTACCGGAGTTTTACCTTCAGAATTTTCCATGACCGGCCTTTCCGGAAGCGTCCCAACCCCAGAAATACTTTTGATCGCAGCTGGAGCGGTTATGGTAATTACGCTTTGGTTTTCCAGTAAAGCACGATCGGTGGTTGATACCGGAATAAATCTTTCCAGGCAAGGGGATGCGGTAGAAAGGTTTGAGCCTAACTGGTTATCCCGTGGAATTGTAAGATATTCAGTTCTTTTTGGGAATGCTATTAGCACCGTTCTACCTGAGAGAATGCGGACTAGGATCGAAAATAAATTTGATAAACCTTCAGCCCATTCCAGGAGTAAGAGATTTGATGCTCCTGCCTTCGATATGGTACGCGCTTCAGTAAATCTAGTGGTAGCAAGTGTCTTGATTTCAATAGGTACAAATATGAAGTTGCCGCTGTCAACTACCTACGTGACCTTTATGGTAGCAATGGGTACTTCGCTGGCAGATAGGGCCTGGGACAGGGAAAGTGCTGTTTACAGGGTTGCCGGAGTTCTAAATGTGATTGGTGGCTGGTTTGTAACTGCCATCGTTGCCTTCACCGCTGCCGCTATCTTTGGTGCGATTATATATTTTGGGGGAGCCATCGCACTGGCGGTCCTTATTATTGTTGCATTGGTTCTTGTGGTTAGAAGCGGAATTATTCATTCCAGAAAAGCAAAAGAAGAGCAGACCAGAAAAAGGTTTAAAAAAAGTGATATCATTACGATCAATGAGATAACCTCTGAAACCTCTGAAAATATTTCGAATGTGATTGGGGGTATAAACAAGATGTACTCTAAAACAGTAGACCAGTTAGGCTATTACGACCTAAGTAAACTGAAAAAGAATTATAAAAGGATAGAAAAACTGGAGACCGAGGTAGATGAATTAAAAGATAATATCTTCTATTTCATTAAATCGCTAGATGAAGACTCAGTTGAAGCCAGTAAATTCTATATACTCACTTTGGATCATTTACAGGACATGGTTCAGTCTATTGGCTTTATAACCAGAAACAGTTACAATCACGTACATAATAACCATAAGAATCTAAAATTCAATCAAATTCGGGATCTTAAAAAGGTGGATGATAAGATGCAGATCCTTTTTGATGAGATCACCGAAACTTTCGATAACCATGAATTCGGGAATATCGATAATCTTTTAAGCGAGAAGCAGGATCTTATGGAATATGTAAGTGACCTTATTCAGAAACAGATACAAAGGATCCGTACTTCAGAATCCAGCCCGAAGAATACAAAACTTTATTTCGGGATTTTACTGGAGACAAAAGATCTTATTGGATCAACCATGAGTTTACTGCAACTTTTTCAGGAATTCTATAACGAAGCCAGAACAACTACTTATTAA
- a CDS encoding thioredoxin domain-containing protein, which yields MSQKSAEYTNDLIHESSPYLLQHAHNPVNWKAWNDAVLEEAQEKNKLLLISVGYSACHWCHVMEHESFEDEAVAEIMNSNYVCIKVDREERPDIDQVYMNAVQVMTGMGGWPMNVVALPDGRPVWGGTYFRKEQWKDALKQIAHLYKNQPEKMIDYADQLEKGLQQIQIIEPNQDLNSFHRDFFIPIIEKWKRSFDSKNGGYQRSPKFMMPNNFEFLMRYAHQNSDKELMEHCLLTLDKISWGGVYDPIEGGFSRYSVDERWHVPHFEKMLYDNAQLVRLYSKAYKITKDDWYKEVVEDTLNFIASEMTDPSNAFYSALDADSENDKGVKEEGAYYVWTKPQLQDILKDDFQLFSEYYNINNYGKWEENNYVLIRTKKRETIASEFEITLDELKKRIHECHKKLKKEKSKREKPGLDDKSLTSWNALMISGYCEAYKAFGKREYLEVAVNSAGFILKNQIQKNGRLYHSYKNGKSSINGYLEDYAFTISAFLDLYETTFDLKYLEKSEELFEIVRKDFYDETSELYFFTSAQDRPLVTKTIEISDNVIPASNSEMAKNLFRFGKLTGNNSHVERAEKMLHNITDKIPEYPQSHSNWLDLMMNFSFPFYEIAITGENFKKTARVFLEKYLPNTVIAATNLDSDLALLKDRLVKGKDLIYICKEGSCQLPVENVSDAMPLISEV from the coding sequence ATGAGCCAGAAATCAGCAGAATACACCAATGATCTTATTCACGAAAGCAGTCCATATTTGCTTCAGCACGCTCACAATCCGGTGAACTGGAAGGCCTGGAATGATGCCGTTCTGGAGGAAGCGCAGGAAAAGAATAAACTGCTTTTAATAAGTGTGGGCTATTCAGCCTGCCACTGGTGTCATGTGATGGAACACGAGAGTTTTGAAGATGAAGCTGTGGCTGAGATCATGAACTCAAATTATGTTTGCATTAAAGTAGACCGGGAAGAAAGACCAGATATCGATCAGGTCTACATGAATGCAGTACAGGTAATGACGGGAATGGGTGGCTGGCCAATGAACGTTGTTGCCTTACCAGATGGTCGTCCAGTATGGGGAGGAACCTATTTCAGGAAAGAACAATGGAAGGATGCCTTAAAGCAGATTGCGCATTTATATAAAAATCAACCGGAAAAAATGATAGATTATGCTGATCAGCTTGAGAAGGGCTTACAGCAAATTCAAATCATCGAGCCTAATCAGGATTTAAATAGTTTTCATCGTGATTTTTTCATCCCTATTATTGAGAAATGGAAACGTTCCTTTGATTCTAAGAATGGAGGATATCAGAGATCACCAAAATTCATGATGCCTAATAATTTCGAATTCCTTATGAGATATGCTCATCAGAATTCAGACAAAGAATTGATGGAGCACTGTCTCCTAACTCTAGACAAGATCTCCTGGGGCGGCGTCTATGATCCAATAGAAGGTGGATTCTCCAGGTACTCGGTAGATGAAAGATGGCATGTTCCTCATTTTGAAAAGATGTTGTATGACAATGCACAATTGGTGCGGTTGTATTCCAAAGCCTATAAGATCACTAAAGATGACTGGTATAAAGAGGTGGTTGAAGATACCCTTAATTTTATCGCCAGTGAAATGACCGATCCTTCTAATGCATTTTATTCGGCGCTGGATGCAGACAGCGAGAACGATAAAGGCGTTAAAGAAGAAGGTGCGTATTATGTCTGGACCAAACCTCAATTGCAGGATATTCTAAAGGACGATTTTCAATTATTCTCTGAATATTATAATATCAACAACTACGGCAAGTGGGAAGAAAATAATTATGTCCTGATAAGAACAAAGAAAAGGGAGACTATCGCTTCTGAATTTGAAATCACTTTAGATGAATTGAAAAAGAGGATCCACGAATGTCATAAAAAACTCAAAAAAGAAAAATCCAAAAGGGAGAAACCAGGACTCGACGACAAATCGCTTACCTCCTGGAATGCGTTGATGATTAGCGGATATTGTGAAGCATATAAAGCCTTTGGAAAACGGGAATATCTAGAGGTCGCGGTTAATAGTGCCGGTTTCATACTAAAAAACCAAATCCAGAAAAACGGGCGTCTATACCATAGCTACAAGAACGGTAAAAGCAGCATAAATGGATATCTTGAAGACTATGCTTTTACGATCTCTGCATTTCTAGATCTTTATGAAACTACTTTCGATCTCAAATACCTGGAAAAATCTGAAGAACTTTTTGAAATAGTCCGTAAGGATTTCTACGATGAAACTTCAGAATTATACTTTTTCACCTCCGCTCAGGATAGGCCATTGGTAACAAAAACAATCGAGATCAGCGACAATGTTATCCCGGCCTCCAATTCAGAAATGGCAAAAAACCTGTTTCGGTTTGGAAAATTAACTGGTAATAACTCTCATGTTGAAAGAGCTGAAAAAATGCTTCATAATATCACAGATAAGATCCCTGAATATCCCCAATCACATTCCAACTGGCTGGACCTGATGATGAATTTCAGTTTTCCATTCTACGAAATTGCGATTACCGGTGAAAACTTTAAAAAAACAGCCCGTGTATTTCTGGAAAAATATCTGCCAAATACAGTTATAGCTGCCACAAATCTGGATTCAGACCTGGCGCTTTTAAAAGACAGATTGGTAAAAGGAAAAGATCTAATTTATATTTGTAAAGAAGGAAGTTGCCAGTTACCGGTAGAGAATGTATCGGACGCTATGCCACTGATCTCGGAAGTTTAA
- a CDS encoding mechanosensitive ion channel family protein, protein MEKLNDYRDIAKEYAGKFIDYLPTLLGAIVLLLVGLWVIKLIVGYLRKLFDKKDYDPTLEKFTLNAASWGLKIILFVLVITQLGVESASLVAAIGAAGLAIGLALQGSLSNLAGGVLIIVLKPFKVGDWIEAQGVSGSVAEISLFYTKIDTFGNQRAVVPNGQLSNDNIINYSFNGTRRENLSFGISYDDDIKKAKEVLTNLVKEQKDILTDPAPQVLVAELGDSSVNFSVRYFAPNAVFWDIHWYMIEEGKIRLEEAGMTIPYPQRDVYLYDQTKMKGTEREKQSE, encoded by the coding sequence ATGGAAAAGCTAAATGACTACAGGGATATCGCTAAAGAGTATGCTGGTAAATTCATAGATTATTTACCTACCTTACTTGGCGCTATTGTACTGTTACTCGTAGGTTTATGGGTTATTAAATTAATTGTAGGGTATCTTAGAAAGTTATTTGATAAAAAAGATTACGATCCTACACTGGAGAAATTCACGTTAAATGCGGCTAGCTGGGGCTTAAAGATCATATTATTTGTTCTGGTGATCACACAGCTGGGAGTTGAAAGTGCTTCGCTTGTAGCCGCGATTGGTGCTGCAGGTTTAGCAATTGGTCTGGCATTACAGGGATCACTTTCCAATCTTGCCGGTGGTGTACTTATTATAGTATTAAAACCCTTTAAAGTTGGTGACTGGATAGAAGCTCAGGGAGTATCTGGTAGCGTTGCAGAGATATCTCTTTTCTACACTAAGATCGATACCTTTGGGAACCAGCGTGCAGTCGTTCCTAACGGGCAACTAAGTAATGACAATATCATTAACTATAGCTTTAACGGTACCCGTAGAGAAAATCTTTCTTTCGGAATATCTTATGATGATGATATTAAGAAAGCTAAGGAAGTGCTTACTAATCTTGTAAAAGAACAAAAGGATATACTTACAGATCCCGCTCCTCAAGTACTGGTAGCAGAGCTAGGGGACAGTTCGGTCAATTTCTCAGTAAGATATTTCGCTCCAAATGCGGTATTCTGGGATATTCACTGGTACATGATCGAAGAAGGTAAAATAAGACTGGAAGAAGCAGGAATGACAATTCCATATCCACAAAGAGATGTTTATCTATATGATCAAACCAAGATGAAAGGTACTGAAAGAGAAAAACAGTCTGAGTAG
- the tsaB gene encoding tRNA (adenosine(37)-N6)-threonylcarbamoyltransferase complex dimerization subunit type 1 TsaB, protein MALILCLETATTNCSVGLAKDGKLLALKEDNSKNYSHAEKLHIFINVVLKEAGFSTRDLDAIAISKGPGSYTGLRIGVSSAKGLCYSLDIPLISVPTLDLLAAKLRGDQGIIISMLDARRMEVYSAVYDSGLKQIRDTKAQVLDEFAFAEYLEKSKVHFIGNGVAKFEEVCKHPNAVFHTQQYPSAKEMVEIAELKHQKSDTEDVAYFEPYYLKDFIAG, encoded by the coding sequence TTGGCACTTATTTTATGTCTTGAGACAGCGACCACGAATTGTTCTGTGGGCTTAGCGAAGGATGGCAAACTGTTGGCTTTGAAAGAAGATAATAGTAAGAACTATTCTCATGCTGAGAAACTGCACATTTTTATAAACGTAGTACTTAAAGAAGCTGGTTTTTCTACCCGTGATCTTGACGCCATCGCTATTAGTAAAGGCCCCGGTTCCTATACCGGTTTAAGAATTGGAGTTTCCTCGGCCAAGGGACTTTGTTATTCTCTTGATATTCCACTTATTTCAGTACCTACTTTAGATCTACTTGCGGCTAAGCTGAGGGGAGACCAGGGAATTATTATTTCCATGCTCGATGCCAGAAGGATGGAAGTGTATTCTGCAGTTTACGATTCAGGTCTTAAACAAATTAGAGATACTAAGGCCCAGGTTCTTGATGAATTTGCTTTCGCTGAATATCTTGAAAAATCAAAGGTGCATTTTATTGGAAATGGGGTGGCGAAATTTGAGGAGGTCTGCAAACATCCTAATGCTGTTTTCCATACCCAGCAATATCCTTCAGCAAAGGAAATGGTTGAAATCGCTGAATTAAAGCATCAAAAAAGCGACACCGAAGATGTCGCTTATTTTGAACCTTATTATTTAAAAGATTTTATTGCCGGTTAA